In Proteus vulgaris, one DNA window encodes the following:
- a CDS encoding ABC transporter substrate-binding protein codes for MKLRVLATVLIAGSVLFSGIAKADKLDDIKKAGVVRIAIFDSNPPFGFIDPQTKKLAGYDADIANEIAKDLGVKLELRPTNPANRIPLLSSKKVDLIAANFTITDERAKQVDFSVPYFATGQKFIARKGVLTNPEQIHSLRIGADKGTVQEITLRERYPDTKVISYDDTPLAFAALRNGNVQAITQDDAKLVGLLANLPDAIKADFEVSSFSITREYQAVAAAKGEERLINEINNTLLRLEKEGKADEIYNRWFGPETKSAQPRGDFKFAPLSEQAPQS; via the coding sequence ATGAAACTACGTGTTTTGGCAACGGTGTTAATTGCAGGTTCTGTCCTTTTCTCTGGTATTGCAAAAGCCGATAAATTAGATGATATAAAAAAAGCGGGTGTTGTACGTATCGCGATTTTTGACAGCAATCCTCCTTTTGGGTTTATTGATCCTCAAACCAAAAAACTTGCCGGTTATGATGCGGATATCGCCAATGAAATCGCCAAAGATTTAGGCGTAAAACTGGAGCTACGTCCAACAAACCCAGCAAACCGCATTCCACTGTTAAGCTCTAAAAAAGTCGATTTAATTGCAGCAAACTTCACCATTACCGATGAACGCGCTAAGCAAGTAGACTTCTCTGTTCCTTACTTTGCAACTGGACAAAAATTTATTGCACGTAAAGGGGTTTTAACTAATCCTGAACAAATTCACTCACTGCGAATTGGTGCAGATAAAGGTACTGTTCAAGAAATCACACTACGTGAGCGTTATCCTGATACCAAAGTTATCTCTTATGACGATACCCCTCTAGCCTTCGCTGCGTTACGTAACGGCAATGTACAAGCTATCACACAAGATGATGCAAAATTAGTCGGCTTATTAGCCAACCTTCCTGATGCTATAAAAGCAGATTTTGAAGTGTCATCTTTTAGCATTACACGTGAATACCAAGCTGTGGCCGCCGCTAAAGGCGAAGAGCGTTTAATTAATGAAATTAATAACACGCTATTAAGACTAGAAAAAGAAGGCAAAGCAGACGAGATCTATAACCGTTGGTTCGGCCCTGAAACAAAATCAGCTCAGCCTCGTGGTGACTTTAAATTTGCGCCATTATCCGAGCAAGCACCACAATCTTAA
- a CDS encoding amino acid ABC transporter permease, which translates to MFEQFLSHYLLEPHYLSWLWKGFLITLLISFWTIVIATLMSFALSAARDSTFAPLRWLASAYTSLFRNTPLLVQLFFWYFASGEILPQSAMMWLNSPHEITFLGVTLSWPSFEFLAGIVGLTFYSTPFIAEELRAGIQGVKQGQKYASLALGLTQWQSMRYVILPQAFRIALPPLLGQYMNVIKNSSLTMAIGVAELSYASRQVETESLRTFEAFGVATILYIAAIALMEAWGQWHQQRKLAQGY; encoded by the coding sequence ATGTTTGAGCAATTTCTATCACATTACCTTCTTGAGCCACACTATTTAAGCTGGCTCTGGAAGGGATTCCTAATTACTTTGCTTATCTCTTTTTGGACTATTGTCATTGCAACATTAATGAGCTTTGCCCTTAGTGCTGCAAGAGATAGTACTTTTGCACCATTACGCTGGTTAGCCTCGGCTTACACATCGTTATTTCGTAATACTCCACTGTTAGTACAATTATTCTTTTGGTATTTTGCATCTGGAGAAATTCTGCCACAAAGCGCCATGATGTGGTTAAACTCGCCTCATGAAATTACATTCTTAGGCGTAACACTTTCTTGGCCTTCTTTTGAATTTTTAGCTGGCATTGTGGGTCTGACATTTTACTCAACGCCATTTATTGCCGAAGAGCTAAGAGCTGGTATTCAAGGTGTTAAACAAGGGCAAAAATATGCCTCTTTAGCACTAGGCTTAACACAGTGGCAATCTATGCGTTATGTGATTTTACCTCAAGCCTTCCGTATTGCTCTGCCTCCTTTACTGGGTCAATACATGAATGTGATAAAAAACTCATCACTGACTATGGCTATTGGTGTTGCAGAGCTTTCTTACGCATCAAGACAAGTCGAAACCGAATCCTTACGGACCTTTGAAGCCTTTGGTGTCGCAACCATTCTCTATATTGCGGCAATAGCCTTAATGGAGGCTTGGGGACAATGGCATCAGCAACGTAAATTAGCACAAGGGTATTAA